A DNA window from Roseovarius sp. Pro17 contains the following coding sequences:
- the tldD gene encoding metalloprotease TldD, with protein MPDTPFRPFEDNLDKDAALAHLARATAGADDGELFLERARSEALVFDDGRIKTASYDAGEGFGLRAVRGEAVGYAHGSDITEAALSRAVDTARLAVGDGGGVMAPSPQPTNARLYTDDDPINGASFPVKIETLREIDAFARDLDSRVVQVSAVIAASCQEVEILRPDGTHLRDVRPMTRVNVSVIVEQDGRRESGTAGGGGRVGLDGLIDPTDWQAKAREALRIATVNLAAVPAPAGVMDVVLGPGWPGILLHEAIGHGLEGDFNRKGASAFAGLMGQRIASKGVTVLDDGTIPDRRGSITIDDEGTPSRRNVLIEDGILVGYMQDRQNARLMGTEATGNGRRESYAHVPMPRMTNTYMLGGDAAPGDIVADLKDGIYAVGFGGGQVDITNGKFVFSCTEAYRVQNGKVGAPVKGATLIGDGATALQQIRALGNDMALDPGMGNCGKAGQWVPVGVGQPTLMIGGLTVGGSGS; from the coding sequence ATGCCCGACACACCCTTTCGCCCGTTTGAGGATAATCTGGACAAGGACGCTGCCCTCGCCCATCTGGCCCGCGCGACGGCGGGCGCCGACGATGGCGAGCTGTTCCTAGAGCGCGCGCGCAGCGAGGCGTTGGTGTTCGACGATGGCCGGATAAAAACGGCCAGCTATGATGCGGGCGAGGGATTCGGCCTGCGCGCCGTGCGCGGCGAGGCGGTGGGATATGCCCACGGCTCGGACATCACCGAGGCGGCGCTCAGCCGCGCCGTCGACACCGCGCGCCTCGCGGTCGGGGATGGCGGCGGCGTGATGGCCCCCAGCCCTCAGCCGACGAACGCGCGCCTTTATACAGACGACGATCCGATCAATGGCGCCAGCTTTCCGGTCAAGATCGAGACGCTGCGCGAGATTGACGCCTTTGCCCGCGATCTGGATTCGCGCGTCGTTCAGGTTTCGGCGGTGATCGCCGCCTCCTGTCAGGAGGTCGAGATCCTGCGCCCCGACGGCACCCATCTGCGCGACGTGCGCCCGATGACGCGCGTCAACGTGTCGGTCATCGTCGAGCAGGATGGTCGCCGCGAATCCGGCACCGCGGGCGGTGGCGGTCGCGTCGGCCTTGATGGGCTGATCGACCCCACTGACTGGCAGGCAAAGGCGCGCGAAGCACTGCGTATTGCCACGGTGAACCTCGCCGCCGTGCCTGCGCCTGCTGGCGTGATGGACGTCGTGCTTGGCCCCGGCTGGCCGGGCATCCTGCTGCACGAGGCGATCGGTCATGGCCTTGAGGGCGATTTCAATCGCAAGGGCGCGTCGGCCTTCGCCGGGCTGATGGGCCAGCGCATCGCGTCCAAGGGCGTGACCGTTCTGGATGACGGCACCATCCCCGACCGGCGCGGCAGCATCACCATCGACGATGAAGGCACGCCATCGCGCCGCAACGTTCTGATCGAGGACGGCATCCTGGTCGGCTACATGCAGGACCGCCAGAACGCGCGTCTGATGGGCACCGAGGCCACCGGCAATGGCCGCCGCGAAAGCTATGCCCATGTGCCGATGCCGCGCATGACCAACACCTATATGCTGGGCGGCGACGCGGCACCGGGCGATATCGTGGCGGACCTCAAGGACGGCATCTACGCTGTCGGCTTTGGCGGCGGGCAGGTCGATATCACCAACGGCAAGTTCGTGTTCTCCTGCACCGAGGCGTACCGTGTGCAGAACGGCAAGGTCGGCGCGCCGGTCAAGGGTGCCACGCTGATCGGCGACGGCGCGACGGCGCTGCAACAGATTCGCGCATTGGGGAATGACATGGCGTTGGATCCGGGCATGGGCAATTGCGGCAAGGCGGGCCAATGGGTGCCGGTGGGCGTCGGACAACCGACCTTGATGATTGGCGGGCTGACGGTGGGCGGCTCGGGTAGCTAA